Proteins co-encoded in one Syntrophorhabdaceae bacterium genomic window:
- a CDS encoding sigma-54 dependent transcriptional regulator encodes MEKGRIIIVEDEEDILMMLSEFLSGNGYTVDPFNDSKKALIALKNNNYQIMITDLMMPRIDGLQLINFIQKEYLDTLGIVITGYGSLETAIGVMRCGAFDYILKPFKFEEVLATVDSAMYYYNLIKTDNIPKGLRLKSNLLRRYAENKIVRENTILRSCLKDKYKFENIIGNSFPIQKVFELIEKVADTNATALVTGESGVGKELVARAIHFNSSRRDSPLVVVNCGAIPETLLESELFGYEKGAFTGAANTRFGRFEIAHGGSIFLDEIGDMSVNLQVKLLRVLQERSFERIGGSKTITVDLRIIAATNRTLEELVKQGKFREDLYYRLNVVPIHIPPLRERRQDIPLLLNYFLERSNRLNNANIEGFTEEAIKALLDYHYPGNVRELQNIVERMAVLKRNGYIDLEDLPEKFYNTESEGEKVSLNMKKGYDTLVSEFEKTLIMKALQETQGVKSKAAQVLNINRTTLIEKMKRLGID; translated from the coding sequence ATGGAAAAAGGCAGGATCATAATCGTCGAAGACGAAGAAGACATACTCATGATGTTGAGTGAATTCCTGAGCGGCAACGGTTACACCGTGGACCCCTTCAATGACAGCAAGAAAGCGCTCATCGCCCTGAAAAACAACAATTACCAGATCATGATTACCGATCTGATGATGCCAAGGATCGACGGCCTTCAGTTGATAAACTTTATTCAGAAAGAATATCTCGATACCCTTGGCATTGTTATAACCGGTTACGGGAGCCTCGAAACTGCGATCGGCGTCATGAGGTGTGGGGCCTTTGACTATATACTGAAACCTTTTAAATTCGAGGAAGTGCTCGCAACGGTAGATTCTGCGATGTACTACTACAATCTCATCAAGACAGATAATATCCCGAAGGGGCTGCGGTTAAAATCCAATCTGTTGAGGAGATACGCGGAAAACAAGATCGTACGCGAGAATACGATCCTTAGAAGCTGCCTTAAAGATAAATACAAATTTGAAAATATTATCGGCAACAGCTTTCCTATACAGAAGGTGTTTGAGCTTATCGAAAAGGTGGCTGACACAAACGCTACTGCCCTTGTTACAGGAGAAAGCGGCGTGGGAAAGGAGCTTGTTGCGAGGGCGATCCATTTTAATTCCTCACGGCGGGACAGTCCTCTTGTTGTGGTGAATTGTGGCGCCATACCGGAGACATTACTCGAGAGCGAGCTTTTCGGATATGAAAAAGGGGCATTTACGGGGGCTGCCAATACCCGGTTCGGGAGATTTGAGATTGCGCACGGCGGTTCCATCTTTCTCGATGAGATCGGTGATATGAGCGTCAACCTGCAGGTAAAACTTCTCCGCGTTCTTCAGGAGAGGTCTTTCGAGCGTATCGGAGGATCGAAGACAATAACAGTAGATTTAAGGATTATCGCGGCTACGAACCGGACGCTTGAAGAGCTCGTTAAACAGGGAAAATTCCGGGAGGACCTTTACTACCGGCTCAATGTAGTACCCATTCATATACCACCATTGCGGGAGAGGAGACAGGACATACCATTATTACTGAATTATTTCCTCGAGCGGTCGAACCGGCTGAATAATGCGAATATAGAGGGTTTTACAGAAGAGGCAATCAAGGCGCTCCTTGACTATCATTACCCCGGTAACGTGAGGGAGCTGCAGAACATTGTTGAGCGGATGGCAGTCCTGAAGAGAAATGGTTATATCGATCTTGAAGATCTGCCTGAAAAATTCTACAACACTGAGAGCGAGGGGGAGAAGGTTTCGCTCAACATGAAGAAAGGGTACGACACGCTTGTCTCTGAGTTCGAAAAGACACTGATTATGAAGGCCCTCCAGGAAACGCAAGGCGTGAAAAGCAAAGCCGCCCAGGTCCTGAATATCAACAGGACCACTCTGATCGAGAAGATGAAACGTCTCGGCATCGACTGA
- a CDS encoding ATP-binding protein, whose protein sequence is MPAPDVKLLENAFNEFSRASDSIISYYGILESRIRQLTKEVEEKNAELEKAGDYLNNILDSLPVGVVVLDRKSVIFQNKNAARLTTGGIVPHLNVNGEKIGEIKNSKGYFRWKKERLTNGFEGKEVIVIEDVTEVEKMKERSERDERLRAMGEMAARIAHEIKNPLGSMELFLSMIQGNRLKTKEKKYVDYVLFGLKTIDRIINNILSYTRPKTLVLKEEKLFKIVSDTLDFMSVSIMGRAIEVEFNASYREPSLFDPDLVKLVIMNLISNAIDAVNEKGTIRIEIREEGNYVLLVVSDNGVGMSEDVRRNIFNPFFTMKDKGVGLGLYIVYNIVQAHGGFIEAESAEGSGSSFFMYIPKDRQ, encoded by the coding sequence ATGCCTGCTCCAGACGTCAAGCTCTTGGAAAACGCCTTTAACGAATTTTCAAGGGCCTCCGATTCAATAATCAGTTACTACGGGATATTGGAAAGCAGGATACGACAGCTTACAAAAGAGGTAGAGGAAAAGAACGCAGAGCTGGAAAAGGCAGGCGACTACCTGAATAATATCCTGGACTCATTGCCCGTGGGAGTTGTGGTCCTTGATAGAAAATCGGTTATATTCCAGAACAAGAATGCGGCAAGGCTGACAACGGGAGGTATCGTTCCGCACCTTAATGTGAACGGAGAAAAGATCGGTGAGATCAAAAACAGCAAGGGATACTTCAGGTGGAAAAAAGAAAGATTGACCAATGGTTTTGAAGGGAAAGAGGTCATTGTTATCGAGGATGTTACGGAAGTCGAAAAGATGAAAGAGAGGAGTGAAAGGGATGAGCGTCTGAGGGCCATGGGAGAGATGGCAGCGAGGATCGCCCATGAGATCAAGAATCCCCTTGGCAGTATGGAGCTTTTTCTTTCGATGATCCAGGGCAACAGGTTGAAGACAAAAGAGAAGAAGTATGTTGATTATGTCCTGTTCGGTTTAAAAACGATCGACAGGATCATCAACAACATCCTCTCATACACACGTCCTAAAACACTTGTCCTGAAGGAAGAGAAGCTTTTCAAGATTGTCAGCGATACCCTCGATTTTATGAGTGTTTCCATCATGGGACGGGCAATAGAGGTGGAGTTCAACGCCTCCTATCGGGAACCGTCATTATTCGATCCTGATCTGGTAAAACTTGTCATTATGAATCTTATCAGTAACGCGATAGATGCCGTCAATGAGAAAGGGACTATCAGGATCGAGATACGGGAAGAAGGGAACTATGTTCTTCTCGTCGTCAGTGATAACGGCGTCGGGATGTCGGAGGATGTGAGGAGAAACATCTTCAATCCTTTCTTTACGATGAAGGATAAAGGAGTCGGGCTCGGATTGTACATCGTATATAACATTGTCCAGGCACACGGTGGTTTTATTGAGGCAGAATCTGCTGAAGGATCCGGTTCGTCCTTTTTTATGTATATCCCCAAGGATAGACAATGA